In Bremerella alba, one DNA window encodes the following:
- a CDS encoding type II secretion system F family protein gives MSESFILINTFLGVTIGIVAVAWLVYDSFFRVKSKVADRIDDAMRERVEGHQENSPIIKDMVRPIRSGKKPLLRRTQDRIQTWLDQAATGLNVWQFAVISLIVSCLFGGAFGFAFGPGWVLGIGTPLSLLLPAIVVYSRRNARSEQISTQLPNAFSAMSRGLRAGQGVPAVVQMIANDFPKPLSEEFNYFYEQQHLGVPPEVALRDMARRVNVMELRIFTIALIVHKRSGGNLAELLQQLSELVRKRVKMKRRIKSLTGEGRMQAAVLIAMPTIVVMIMSLIAPQYISVLLERHDILAGCVFSQLLGAFCIYRIVNFSY, from the coding sequence ATGTCAGAATCTTTCATTTTGATCAACACGTTTCTTGGTGTAACGATTGGCATCGTCGCCGTGGCGTGGCTTGTGTACGACTCATTCTTCCGCGTGAAGAGCAAAGTTGCAGATCGCATCGACGACGCAATGCGTGAGCGTGTTGAGGGTCATCAGGAAAACTCGCCGATCATAAAAGATATGGTGCGACCGATCCGCAGTGGGAAAAAGCCGCTCCTAAGACGCACGCAGGATCGAATTCAGACATGGCTAGATCAGGCGGCCACAGGCTTAAATGTTTGGCAGTTTGCTGTAATTAGCCTGATCGTCTCTTGCCTGTTCGGCGGAGCGTTTGGGTTCGCTTTCGGGCCAGGTTGGGTGCTGGGAATTGGAACTCCATTATCGCTACTTCTGCCTGCGATCGTTGTATATTCACGCCGCAATGCACGTAGCGAACAGATTTCGACCCAGTTGCCAAATGCCTTCTCCGCAATGAGCCGAGGTCTGCGAGCCGGCCAGGGCGTGCCAGCCGTCGTACAGATGATCGCGAACGACTTTCCCAAGCCGCTATCCGAAGAGTTCAACTACTTTTACGAGCAGCAACATCTGGGGGTGCCTCCGGAAGTGGCCCTGCGTGATATGGCTCGTCGAGTCAATGTGATGGAACTGCGAATCTTCACGATTGCTTTGATTGTTCACAAGCGATCTGGGGGGAACCTGGCGGAACTGTTGCAGCAGCTATCTGAATTGGTTCGCAAACGCGTGAAGATGAAACGCCGTATCAAGTCGCTCACGGGCGAAGGCCGCATGCAAGCTGCCGTTTTAATCGCGATGCCGACGATTGTAGTTATGATCATGTCGCTGATCGCACCACAGTACATCAGCGTGCTACTAGAGCGACACGACATCTTAGCAGGCTGCGTTTTCTCGCAATTGCTAGGTGCGTTTTGTATTTATCGAATCGTCAATTTTTCCTATTAG
- a CDS encoding alpha/beta hydrolase family protein produces the protein MTFFLGSLTAADWPGQESQWNGYAKYDFKVDQRPAYVVVPNHPAPGNPWVWRARFPGFHAEADLLLLKRGFHIAYINTNDMLGSPTAMGHWDNFYDFLTEKGLAKRVALEGVSRGGLFVYGWVARHPDKVACIYADTPVCDFKSWPGGKGKGVGSSGTWQRLLKEYDFTEAEALAYDKNPIDILAPIAEAKIPVLHIVSLNDVVVPPTENTFVLAERYRKLGGTIEIIEVEEGTEKSQGHHFTHPDPKRVADFIEKYAAHP, from the coding sequence ATGACCTTCTTCCTTGGCTCTCTTACGGCAGCGGATTGGCCAGGACAAGAGTCACAGTGGAATGGGTACGCTAAATACGACTTCAAAGTGGACCAGAGGCCTGCCTATGTCGTCGTTCCGAATCATCCTGCTCCCGGCAATCCCTGGGTCTGGCGAGCCCGTTTTCCTGGTTTTCATGCAGAAGCTGACTTGCTGCTACTCAAACGCGGCTTCCATATCGCTTACATCAATACGAACGACATGCTGGGAAGTCCTACCGCAATGGGGCACTGGGACAACTTCTATGACTTCCTTACCGAGAAAGGACTTGCCAAACGCGTCGCCCTGGAAGGCGTCAGCCGCGGTGGCCTGTTCGTTTACGGCTGGGTAGCTCGTCATCCGGATAAGGTTGCCTGTATTTATGCGGACACCCCGGTATGCGATTTCAAAAGCTGGCCAGGCGGCAAAGGAAAAGGAGTTGGTAGCAGCGGAACTTGGCAACGCCTACTAAAGGAATACGACTTTACGGAAGCTGAGGCCCTAGCGTACGACAAGAATCCGATCGACATCCTGGCCCCAATCGCCGAAGCCAAGATCCCCGTTCTGCATATTGTTTCGCTGAATGATGTCGTTGTCCCACCGACCGAGAATACTTTCGTTCTGGCCGAGCGATATCGTAAATTGGGAGGAACAATTGAGATCATCGAAGTCGAGGAAGGGACGGAAAAGTCACAGGGACACCACTTCACCCACCCAGATCCCAAGCGAGTTGCCGACTTCATCGAGAAGTATGCTGCGCATCCCTAA
- a CDS encoding AAA family ATPase codes for MGQINQVLVGQEKLVHRMLIGLLANGHILIEGVPGLAKTTAVSSLAKTINTGFQRLQFTPDLLPADLIGTLVYHPQDQTFVVQKGPIFSNLILADEINRAPAKVQSALLEAMQERQVTIGSETYPLDQPFLVMATQNPVEQEGTYQLPEAQTDRFMLKVMVDYPSRNEELQILRRMSKTSAKFEVSSVTSPEEIMAARELVDQIYVDEKVENYVVDLVMATRTPEAYGLQLGELIQFGGSPRATIYLTMAAKANAFLAGRGYVTPQDVKDIALDVLRHRVMITYEAEAEDRTSESIVNEILDHIPTP; via the coding sequence ATGGGACAAATCAATCAGGTCCTCGTTGGTCAAGAGAAGCTGGTACATCGGATGCTGATCGGACTGCTGGCCAATGGTCATATCTTAATTGAAGGGGTTCCAGGACTCGCCAAAACCACGGCCGTATCCAGTCTGGCGAAGACGATAAACACCGGCTTTCAGCGTTTGCAGTTCACGCCCGATTTATTGCCGGCGGACTTGATCGGCACGCTCGTTTATCATCCGCAAGATCAAACGTTTGTCGTTCAAAAAGGACCGATCTTCTCAAACCTGATCCTGGCCGATGAAATCAATCGAGCGCCCGCCAAAGTTCAAAGCGCCTTGCTGGAAGCGATGCAGGAACGCCAGGTTACTATCGGTTCCGAAACGTACCCGCTCGATCAGCCGTTCCTGGTGATGGCAACGCAAAACCCGGTCGAGCAAGAGGGCACCTATCAATTGCCAGAGGCCCAAACCGATCGTTTCATGTTGAAGGTGATGGTCGATTACCCTAGCCGAAACGAGGAACTTCAAATCTTGCGACGAATGAGCAAGACATCGGCTAAGTTCGAGGTCTCTTCCGTCACGTCGCCTGAAGAGATCATGGCTGCTCGGGAACTCGTAGATCAGATCTATGTCGATGAGAAAGTCGAGAACTACGTCGTTGACTTGGTGATGGCCACGCGGACACCGGAAGCCTATGGCCTGCAACTTGGCGAGTTGATTCAATTCGGTGGTTCGCCGCGAGCAACCATCTACCTGACCATGGCAGCGAAAGCGAATGCGTTTCTGGCTGGGCGAGGCTATGTCACGCCGCAAGACGTCAAGGATATCGCCCTCGATGTGCTTCGCCATCGCGTGATGATTACCTACGAAGCAGAAGCCGAAGATCGCACCAGCGAATCGATTGTGAACGAGATTCTCGATCACATTCCTACTCCGTAG
- a CDS encoding AAA family ATPase, which yields MKAVILGPSAVAETLAPVVQQRGVMVVDRIDNDLTAIRAYFEQNSTQCDLLLLVAGDDLQVTRSVICGLQILISKPILVFGVAGSASDVIQIIRSGAADFIEMSGDFLHDLEDSLKRLFDSEGLTKRSGQVISVVSAVGGSGQTAVATNLSTYLAANKRRGTVLVDLNLTGGDAAEHLGISPRQTISDCPRHVDEIHSVTVSTLLEHHASGLKLIAGPSYLGAHSVLPAESVKALVANLAQLHEFVVLDVEDAFHQEQFAALECSDMVIVVTRLDFPCLLRTKRLIEYFASRDLTNFCVVANNYIKGTSIPEVKFESVMKRRLTSVIPHEPSSVLNGVNMGEPAVLEFPRSKFSQAIAKLTDTIMNTAPTREMDNHVPANA from the coding sequence ATGAAAGCGGTCATACTCGGGCCGAGCGCGGTTGCGGAAACGCTTGCGCCGGTCGTACAGCAGCGTGGAGTTATGGTCGTCGATCGCATCGACAATGACCTAACTGCGATTCGCGCGTACTTCGAACAAAATTCAACCCAGTGCGACTTACTTCTGTTAGTTGCAGGGGACGATCTTCAAGTAACTCGCAGCGTGATTTGCGGTTTGCAGATTCTCATTAGCAAACCCATTCTCGTTTTCGGCGTAGCAGGTTCTGCTTCAGATGTTATTCAAATCATCCGCAGTGGAGCTGCTGATTTTATCGAAATGTCCGGCGACTTCCTACATGACCTGGAAGACTCTCTGAAACGCCTATTTGATTCGGAAGGCTTGACCAAACGGAGTGGTCAGGTGATTAGTGTCGTCTCGGCGGTAGGAGGATCGGGGCAGACCGCCGTGGCGACTAATTTGTCTACCTATCTTGCGGCAAATAAACGCCGTGGCACTGTACTAGTAGATCTCAATCTAACCGGTGGAGATGCGGCTGAGCATCTCGGGATTTCACCGCGACAGACCATTTCCGATTGCCCTCGTCATGTGGACGAGATCCACTCGGTCACTGTTTCGACGCTTTTGGAACATCATGCATCGGGACTGAAACTCATCGCAGGACCTAGCTACTTGGGTGCTCATAGCGTCTTGCCGGCGGAGTCCGTTAAAGCCCTCGTGGCCAATCTTGCGCAATTACACGAATTTGTCGTACTCGATGTCGAGGATGCCTTTCATCAAGAGCAATTTGCAGCGTTGGAATGTTCCGACATGGTGATTGTTGTGACTCGGCTAGATTTTCCTTGTCTGCTTCGCACTAAGCGATTGATTGAATACTTCGCGAGTCGTGACCTCACCAACTTTTGTGTCGTCGCCAATAACTATATCAAGGGCACAAGCATCCCAGAGGTCAAGTTCGAGTCGGTCATGAAGCGTCGCTTAACCTCTGTCATACCGCACGAGCCATCCAGTGTTCTCAATGGTGTAAACATGGGAGAGCCAGCCGTACTGGAATTTCCCCGATCAAAATTCAGTCAGGCAATCGCCAAACTTACCGACACAATAATGAATACAGCACCAACTCGGGAGATGGATAACCATGTTCCAGCAAACGCATAG
- a CDS encoding DUF58 domain-containing protein, producing MIPGEVLRKIRRIQIRTSHKVDELLAGNWHSAFKGRGIEFEEVRPYQVGDDVRMIDWNVTARSDMPYVKLFREERELAVRLLVDVSGSQNLGTTTQTKRELVAELGAILAMSAIKNNDKVGLTLFSDDIEKNIPARKGSRHVLRIIRELLYCQPAGSGTNLRRVLDHLNRTSKRRTVVFLVSDFQDSGYEASLKVARRRHDIVPVVITDPLEGKLPNVGLVRLQDSETGQVVTLDTASRKNRQWFEQKYREESEARDSMFRRMRLAPIHLQTGCDLVEPLRNYFHLRESRQ from the coding sequence ATGATTCCCGGTGAAGTCTTGAGAAAAATTCGCCGCATTCAGATTCGCACTTCTCACAAAGTGGACGAACTACTGGCCGGCAATTGGCATTCCGCGTTCAAAGGGCGCGGGATCGAGTTCGAGGAGGTCCGCCCCTATCAGGTCGGCGACGATGTTCGCATGATCGACTGGAATGTGACCGCGCGAAGCGACATGCCGTATGTGAAGCTATTTCGCGAGGAACGCGAACTGGCCGTTAGATTGCTGGTTGATGTCAGTGGTTCGCAGAATCTTGGTACCACCACGCAAACCAAGCGTGAACTGGTCGCTGAGCTAGGTGCCATCCTGGCCATGTCCGCGATCAAAAACAATGACAAGGTCGGCCTTACCCTGTTCTCGGACGACATCGAAAAGAACATTCCTGCCCGCAAAGGCTCGCGGCACGTTCTGCGGATAATCCGCGAGTTGTTGTATTGCCAACCGGCAGGCAGCGGCACCAACCTGCGTCGGGTTTTAGATCACCTTAACCGAACTTCCAAGCGTCGAACGGTTGTATTCCTGGTCAGCGACTTCCAAGACAGCGGCTATGAGGCCAGCCTGAAAGTAGCTCGTAGACGGCATGACATTGTTCCCGTAGTCATCACAGATCCACTTGAAGGCAAGCTACCCAACGTGGGACTGGTTCGGCTGCAAGATTCAGAAACAGGCCAAGTCGTGACTCTCGATACGGCCAGCCGGAAGAATCGGCAGTGGTTTGAACAAAAGTACCGCGAGGAGTCAGAAGCACGCGACAGCATGTTTCGCCGAATGCGACTTGCACCTATTCATTTACAAACCGGTTGCGACCTGGTCGAACCGCTTCGCAACTACTTTCACCTACGAGAGAGCCGGCAATGA
- a CDS encoding vWA domain-containing protein — protein sequence MFFSPWYFLLLLIVPFVAWALFAQRRSGAISFSSVRMAGQLAPTFRQRLLWLPRALTIAAIVVLIVAAARPREGNEQTIVESDGIAIEMVVDRSGSMQAMDFQVDGQHVDRLTAIKKVAGDFITGGDALEGRPSDLVGLIAFAGYADGVTPPTLDHAFLEAQLNHTQIVTNRSEDGTAIGDAISLAVEKLNALDATQKHKVQSKIIILLTDGENNAGDLEPIQAAELAQAMGIKVYTIGVGTKGQAPVPVTDPFGQQTVQWMAVNIDEETLREVASTTGGKYFRATDTDSLTGIYAEIDELEKSKVEAQHYVDYRELAVQSYPMGYLSIPPLLLIAFGLLLTRIILAETWLRELA from the coding sequence ATGTTTTTCTCTCCCTGGTATTTCCTGCTTTTACTAATCGTTCCATTTGTGGCGTGGGCACTGTTTGCCCAGCGACGTTCGGGCGCCATTTCGTTTAGTTCTGTTCGAATGGCCGGTCAACTCGCTCCGACTTTTCGGCAGCGACTGTTGTGGTTGCCCCGCGCACTGACTATTGCAGCAATTGTTGTTCTCATCGTCGCAGCGGCACGTCCGCGAGAAGGCAACGAGCAAACGATCGTCGAAAGCGATGGCATCGCGATTGAAATGGTGGTCGATCGCAGCGGAAGCATGCAGGCCATGGACTTTCAAGTCGACGGTCAGCATGTCGATCGGCTCACTGCGATCAAGAAAGTGGCCGGTGATTTCATCACCGGCGGCGACGCTCTGGAAGGCCGTCCGAGCGACCTGGTCGGTTTAATCGCCTTCGCCGGTTATGCCGACGGCGTGACGCCTCCGACGTTGGATCATGCCTTCTTAGAAGCACAGCTCAATCACACACAAATCGTAACCAACCGCAGTGAGGATGGAACGGCCATTGGCGACGCCATCTCGTTGGCGGTCGAGAAGCTAAATGCTCTGGACGCAACCCAGAAGCACAAAGTGCAGAGCAAGATCATCATCTTGTTGACCGACGGCGAGAATAACGCAGGCGACCTAGAACCGATCCAGGCCGCCGAGTTGGCTCAGGCGATGGGCATTAAGGTCTACACGATTGGTGTGGGCACCAAAGGACAAGCACCGGTCCCGGTGACAGATCCGTTCGGACAACAAACCGTGCAATGGATGGCAGTGAACATCGACGAGGAAACCCTGCGTGAAGTCGCCTCGACCACGGGAGGCAAGTACTTTCGTGCGACCGACACCGATTCGTTGACAGGCATTTATGCCGAGATCGATGAACTTGAGAAATCAAAGGTCGAGGCACAGCACTATGTCGACTATCGCGAGCTGGCCGTGCAGTCGTATCCAATGGGGTACCTCTCGATACCGCCGCTACTGTTAATCGCCTTTGGCCTGCTGTTGACGCGGATCATTCTTGCGGAAACCTGGCTCAGAGAATTGGCTTAG
- a CDS encoding CpaF family protein, translating to MFQQTHSDLLKVRPESKTSRQDDKVIKEKFHRWLIEMVDVRAMLKLDEAVVRRELRAAIEKLFLSHADLVRHGEKDRLAQELIDEMVGFGPLESLLRDNTITDILINGPQHVYVERGGQLEETSVQFSDNEQLVRIVQRIAGRVGRRIDESSPTVDARLPDGSRFHAVISPIALDGALVSVRRFASHAITAQQFVSSGGMSEEMMAFLQAAIHARLNMVIAGGTGSGKTTLLNMLSSYISPRERIVTIEDAAELRLRQPHVARMETRCENLEGKGLVSTRDLVRNALRMRPDRIIVGECRGEEVFDMLQAMNTGHDGSLTTIHANSAEDTVSRLEMLLGLAQDNLPMWYIRQQIASSIDLVVHVKRLDNGKRKLTQIGQVVRDGDAIKLKPMFVCRFSADGSEPVFERREIPSDLVGKMNSRC from the coding sequence ATGTTCCAGCAAACGCATAGTGACCTGTTAAAAGTCCGGCCAGAGTCAAAGACTTCGCGGCAGGATGACAAGGTTATTAAAGAGAAGTTTCATCGTTGGTTGATCGAAATGGTGGACGTCCGAGCGATGTTAAAGCTGGACGAAGCCGTCGTGCGACGTGAGCTTCGTGCGGCAATCGAAAAGCTATTTCTCTCTCATGCAGATCTGGTGCGTCATGGTGAAAAGGACCGGTTGGCACAAGAGTTGATTGACGAGATGGTGGGCTTCGGGCCGCTGGAGTCCCTGCTTAGGGACAATACGATCACCGACATTTTAATCAATGGACCACAGCACGTTTACGTAGAACGTGGCGGACAATTAGAAGAAACTTCAGTTCAATTTTCAGATAACGAACAACTCGTTCGCATTGTCCAGCGAATCGCTGGCCGGGTCGGCCGGCGAATTGATGAGTCGTCGCCTACGGTTGATGCGAGATTACCCGATGGCAGTCGTTTTCATGCCGTGATCTCGCCGATCGCTTTGGATGGAGCTCTGGTCTCGGTTCGCCGTTTCGCATCACATGCCATCACGGCCCAACAGTTTGTCAGTAGTGGCGGCATGTCGGAAGAGATGATGGCTTTTCTTCAGGCAGCCATTCATGCCCGGCTGAATATGGTGATTGCCGGAGGTACCGGTAGCGGAAAGACAACTCTGCTCAACATGCTTTCCAGTTATATTTCGCCAAGAGAACGAATCGTCACGATTGAAGATGCCGCCGAGCTTCGCTTACGCCAGCCACATGTGGCACGAATGGAAACACGTTGCGAAAACCTCGAAGGAAAAGGGCTTGTTTCTACCCGCGATCTGGTACGGAACGCGCTTCGTATGCGGCCAGATCGAATCATCGTCGGCGAATGTCGTGGTGAAGAGGTGTTCGACATGCTGCAAGCAATGAACACCGGTCACGATGGAAGCTTGACTACCATTCACGCCAACAGCGCAGAAGACACCGTCAGTCGTTTAGAAATGCTTCTCGGCTTGGCACAAGATAATTTGCCAATGTGGTACATCCGCCAACAAATTGCATCGTCAATCGATCTGGTCGTTCATGTCAAACGATTAGATAACGGCAAACGCAAGCTAACTCAGATTGGCCAGGTTGTCAGGGATGGCGACGCAATCAAATTGAAACCGATGTTTGTATGCCGCTTTTCCGCAGACGGAAGTGAGCCGGTGTTTGAGCGTCGAGAAATACCTTCCGACTTGGTAGGCAAAATGAACTCACGCTGTTAA
- a CDS encoding vWA domain-containing protein: protein MDIHFGNPGSLVLIALVAIGLAVSAWAMVARRHALGKFFPIVSRPGFKRPVTSSRRWLSAALVSVSLVLIAIGLLDVRWGKTWQEVPQKGIEVMFVLDVSRSMLAEDATPNRLQRAKQQIKDMVDAMPGNRVGLVVFAGDTRQAVPLTTHYEDFKQRLDAVGPHTIRSGGSRLGDALDAASHGFISKTNDHKAIVVFTDGEDQESKPVEVAMNLFNDKGIRIFTVGLGDMDQGARIPETDLAQGGYVQYQGQQVWSKMNGRTLQEIATDTNGAYIPAGTSQVDMADVYRRYVANVEQTEFETAKINSYIPRFQWFAVPALAVLLLEVFVATRRRGPASVGVSIPASSPVTRRVPLQAHVTSHHA, encoded by the coding sequence ATGGATATTCATTTTGGTAACCCTGGCAGCCTGGTCTTAATCGCATTGGTCGCGATTGGATTAGCTGTCAGTGCTTGGGCCATGGTAGCCAGACGTCATGCGTTGGGGAAGTTTTTCCCAATTGTGTCTCGACCGGGATTCAAGAGGCCTGTCACGTCGTCGCGGCGATGGCTATCCGCTGCCCTTGTTTCGGTCAGCTTGGTGTTAATCGCGATTGGCTTGTTGGATGTACGGTGGGGCAAGACATGGCAAGAGGTACCTCAAAAGGGTATCGAGGTGATGTTCGTCCTGGATGTTTCTCGGAGCATGTTAGCCGAAGACGCAACCCCCAACCGCCTGCAACGAGCCAAGCAGCAGATCAAGGACATGGTTGACGCCATGCCTGGCAATCGAGTGGGGCTGGTGGTGTTCGCAGGCGATACCCGCCAAGCCGTTCCCCTCACCACGCACTACGAAGACTTTAAGCAACGTTTAGATGCGGTCGGACCACATACGATACGCAGTGGAGGTTCCCGTCTGGGAGACGCCCTGGACGCCGCGTCTCATGGGTTCATCAGCAAGACAAACGACCATAAAGCGATCGTCGTGTTTACTGATGGCGAGGACCAGGAGAGCAAGCCCGTCGAAGTCGCCATGAACCTATTCAACGACAAGGGTATTCGCATATTCACGGTTGGACTTGGCGACATGGACCAAGGGGCTCGGATCCCCGAAACGGACTTGGCACAAGGAGGCTATGTCCAATATCAGGGGCAGCAAGTTTGGTCCAAGATGAATGGTAGAACGTTACAGGAGATCGCTACCGATACCAACGGGGCGTACATTCCTGCTGGAACCAGTCAAGTTGATATGGCGGATGTCTATCGCCGCTATGTGGCCAACGTGGAACAGACTGAGTTTGAAACGGCCAAAATCAATTCCTATATCCCTCGGTTTCAATGGTTCGCGGTGCCTGCTTTGGCGGTGCTGTTGCTGGAAGTGTTCGTAGCCACTCGTCGTCGCGGGCCCGCTTCGGTTGGTGTGTCGATCCCGGCAAGTTCACCAGTCACCCGTCGAGTGCCACTTCAAGCACACGTGACTTCCCACCACGCTTAA